A single window of Agromyces aureus DNA harbors:
- a CDS encoding glycerol-3-phosphate dehydrogenase/oxidase has protein sequence MLVIGGGVTGAGVALDAASRGLSVVLAEAHDLAFGTSRWSSKLVHGGLRYLATGDIAVARESAGERHLLMTRIAPHLVRSLPQLLPFTPVLSTRQRLAGAAGMRLGDGLRMLARTPGEVLAHPRRVGRDEALRLVPALRREGLRGGMLAHDGQLVDDARLVVALARTAAAYGATVLTRVRVADADGGGATLTDVLEGGTMRIDARVVVNAAGVWAGDLDPGIRLRPSRGTHLVLDAAALGHPTAALTVPHPGSISRFVFALPQQLGRVVVGLTDEDAPGPVPDVPRPSPDEVDFLLRTVSTVLERPLGRGDVLGAYAGLRPLIDTGGDGSTADLSRRHHVGVSELGLVNVLGGKLTTYRAMARDAVDLACRHAGLPDPGCRTATLPLVGAVGSEVRFAEATGPDRGATSDAGARRESVGRASALASRFGAEASVVLELAACDEPSARVAPGLDVTRAEIEFAVRAEGAFDADDVLDRRTRIGLVDADRERASGPVRALVAESLAGLG, from the coding sequence GTGCTCGTCATCGGCGGCGGCGTCACCGGAGCGGGCGTCGCACTGGATGCCGCCAGCCGCGGTCTCTCGGTCGTGCTCGCCGAGGCGCACGACCTCGCCTTCGGCACCAGCAGGTGGAGCTCGAAACTCGTGCACGGCGGGCTGCGCTACCTCGCGACGGGCGACATCGCCGTCGCCCGCGAGAGCGCCGGCGAACGCCACCTGCTGATGACCCGCATCGCCCCGCACCTCGTGCGGAGCCTGCCGCAGCTCCTCCCGTTCACGCCCGTGCTGTCGACGCGGCAGCGCCTCGCGGGCGCCGCCGGCATGAGACTGGGCGACGGGTTGCGGATGCTCGCCCGGACCCCCGGGGAGGTGCTCGCCCACCCGCGCCGGGTCGGCCGCGACGAAGCGCTGCGCCTGGTGCCCGCGCTCCGCCGCGAGGGCCTTCGCGGCGGCATGCTCGCGCACGACGGACAGCTCGTCGACGACGCGCGCCTCGTGGTCGCCCTCGCCCGAACGGCCGCCGCCTACGGGGCCACCGTGCTGACCCGGGTGCGGGTCGCCGACGCCGACGGCGGGGGCGCGACGCTCACCGACGTGCTCGAGGGCGGCACGATGCGGATCGACGCGCGGGTCGTGGTGAACGCGGCCGGAGTCTGGGCCGGCGACCTCGACCCCGGCATCCGGTTGCGACCGAGCCGCGGCACCCACCTGGTGCTCGATGCCGCAGCGCTCGGCCACCCGACGGCCGCACTCACCGTGCCGCACCCGGGTTCGATCAGCCGCTTCGTCTTCGCGCTGCCGCAGCAGCTCGGCCGCGTCGTCGTCGGCCTCACCGACGAGGATGCCCCGGGGCCGGTGCCCGACGTGCCCCGACCGTCTCCCGACGAGGTCGACTTCCTGCTGCGCACGGTGTCGACCGTGCTCGAACGCCCGCTCGGGCGCGGCGACGTGCTCGGCGCGTATGCGGGCCTGCGACCCCTGATCGACACGGGCGGCGACGGCTCGACCGCCGACCTCTCGCGCCGGCATCACGTCGGCGTCTCGGAGCTCGGCCTCGTGAACGTGCTCGGCGGCAAGCTGACGACCTACCGGGCGATGGCCCGCGACGCCGTCGACCTCGCCTGCCGGCACGCCGGACTGCCCGACCCCGGATGCCGCACCGCGACGCTTCCCCTCGTCGGGGCCGTCGGATCCGAGGTCCGGTTCGCCGAGGCGACAGGCCCCGATCGGGGCGCGACGTCGGATGCCGGCGCACGGCGGGAGTCCGTCGGGCGCGCCTCCGCGCTCGCGTCGCGGTTCGGCGCCGAGGCGTCTGTCGTGCTCGAACTCGCCGCATGCGACGAGCCGAGCGCACGGGTCGCACCCGGCCTCGACGTGACGCGCGCCGAGATCGAGTTCGCCGTGCGCGCCGAAGGGGCCTTCGACGCCGACGACGTGCTCGATCGACGCACGCGCATCGGCCTCGTCGACGCCGACCGCGAACGCGCCTCAGGCCCGGTTCGTGCGCTGGTCGCCGAGTCGCTGGCCGGACTCGGCTGA
- a CDS encoding cold-shock protein yields the protein MATGTVKWFNAEKGFGFIAPDDGSADVFAHFSAITGNGYRSLDEGQKVEFEVAQGPKGLQAENIRGL from the coding sequence ATGGCAACCGGAACCGTCAAGTGGTTCAACGCCGAAAAGGGCTTCGGCTTCATCGCTCCGGACGACGGCTCGGCCGACGTCTTCGCGCACTTCAGCGCCATCACGGGCAACGGCTACCGTTCGCTCGATGAGGGCCAGAAGGTCGAGTTCGAGGTCGCTCAGGGCCCCAAGGGCCTGCAGGCGGAGAACATCCGCGGTCTCTGA
- a CDS encoding VanZ family protein: MNRRPLRFAAIVLTMGVLWATVGPAPWSTSGHEIEGGVLNPDAWTSDATWSTGYFSEIAFNVAMFVPIGAVAALLMHRRHWPLALAAGIALTTFIELVQLFLPDRVSDPRDLVLNTLGASLGVVLVMAARGVRRAAAVASGPALGTATGTTATGDTAVAAASPRSDATAASTDAGKVPFDELVGAGDRPA; this comes from the coding sequence ATGAACCGCCGCCCCCTGCGATTCGCCGCCATCGTGCTGACGATGGGGGTGCTCTGGGCGACGGTGGGCCCCGCCCCGTGGAGCACCTCCGGGCACGAGATCGAGGGCGGCGTGCTGAACCCCGACGCCTGGACCTCGGACGCCACGTGGTCGACCGGGTACTTCAGCGAGATCGCCTTCAACGTGGCGATGTTCGTGCCCATCGGCGCGGTCGCCGCCCTCCTCATGCACCGACGACACTGGCCGCTCGCGTTGGCGGCGGGCATCGCCCTGACGACGTTCATCGAGCTCGTGCAGCTGTTCTTGCCCGACCGCGTCTCGGACCCCCGCGACCTCGTGCTGAACACGCTCGGCGCGAGCCTCGGCGTCGTGCTCGTGATGGCCGCGCGCGGGGTGCGCCGCGCGGCGGCGGTCGCATCGGGCCCCGCGCTCGGCACGGCCACCGGCACGACGGCGACGGGCGACACTGCCGTGGCCGCGGCATCCCCTCGCTCCGATGCGACGGCCGCGTCGACGGACGCCGGAAAGGTGCCCTTCGACGAACTCGTCGGCGCCGGCGACCGGCCTGCCTGA
- a CDS encoding sulfite exporter TauE/SafE family protein, translating into MPSPATPDATDAPAPSRRYLALALVGAAGGLLSGAFGVGGGILMVPLLIVAAGMDQRRATATSLAAIVPASIAGSITYLANGQVDLVAALFMALGGIIGSWFGAWLLRRLPITWLRWMFIALLIAVAVRMLLVVPERGGGHVDFDLLPILALFGIGIVVGVASGLFGIGGGTIMVPAFIGFFVMGDLMAKGTSLAVMIPTAISGTVSNSRARLVDLREALVVGIAATVASFGGVAVAFVLSPEWSARLFAAFILIAAAQLALRAVRAQRRESGLTQGDDLA; encoded by the coding sequence GTGCCCTCCCCCGCCACGCCAGACGCGACCGACGCGCCCGCGCCGTCGCGCCGGTACCTGGCACTCGCGCTCGTCGGCGCCGCGGGCGGACTGCTGTCGGGTGCGTTCGGCGTCGGCGGCGGCATCCTCATGGTCCCGCTCCTCATCGTGGCCGCCGGCATGGACCAGCGGCGGGCCACCGCGACCTCGCTCGCCGCGATCGTGCCCGCCTCGATCGCCGGCTCGATCACGTACCTCGCGAACGGCCAGGTCGACCTCGTCGCCGCACTGTTCATGGCGCTCGGCGGCATCATCGGCTCGTGGTTCGGCGCATGGCTGCTGCGACGGCTGCCCATCACCTGGTTGCGGTGGATGTTCATCGCGCTGCTCATCGCGGTCGCCGTGCGCATGCTGCTCGTCGTGCCCGAGCGCGGCGGCGGCCACGTGGACTTCGACCTGCTGCCGATCCTCGCGCTCTTCGGCATCGGCATCGTCGTGGGCGTCGCCTCCGGCCTGTTCGGCATCGGCGGCGGAACGATCATGGTGCCCGCGTTCATCGGGTTCTTCGTCATGGGCGACCTCATGGCCAAGGGCACCTCGCTCGCGGTCATGATCCCCACCGCCATCAGCGGCACCGTCTCGAACTCGCGGGCGCGGCTCGTCGACCTGCGCGAGGCCCTCGTCGTCGGCATCGCCGCGACGGTCGCCTCATTCGGCGGAGTCGCCGTCGCGTTCGTGCTCTCTCCCGAGTGGTCGGCGCGCCTGTTCGCCGCGTTCATCCTGATCGCGGCGGCGCAGCTCGCCCTGCGGGCCGTGCGCGCGCAGCGGCGCGAGTCGGGTCTCACCCAGGGTGACGACCTTGCCTGA
- a CDS encoding DUF2510 domain-containing protein, protein MPDSRRVAGWYVDETDAAALRYWDGASWTPHTVARAAAAGPSADASTLGVDADAADAATVSVGVTALRGTPVRRAGARGSTGVQGGGAHRSGASDRHGAARGASTTPAPVDTLADDFSISEMTSMRAGVTPSVTPIASGAAPIATAPPSFPAAPSLPAAPSFAAEPSFSAPLSFVRTPSAPSEHTTVPLPPTGFGTASARRASGDESANEPARRPTRRRIAWIVTGAVVLAGVFAALLANLVAVLGSR, encoded by the coding sequence TTGCCTGACTCCCGGCGGGTCGCCGGTTGGTACGTCGACGAGACGGATGCCGCGGCGCTCCGATACTGGGACGGCGCCTCGTGGACGCCGCACACCGTGGCGCGCGCCGCGGCGGCGGGCCCCTCGGCCGATGCGTCGACCCTCGGCGTCGACGCTGACGCCGCTGACGCCGCGACGGTGTCGGTCGGCGTGACGGCGCTGCGCGGCACGCCCGTGCGCCGTGCGGGCGCGCGCGGCAGCACGGGCGTGCAGGGCGGTGGCGCGCACAGGTCCGGCGCATCCGACCGGCACGGCGCAGCGCGCGGCGCGAGCACGACCCCCGCGCCCGTCGACACGCTCGCAGACGACTTCTCGATCAGCGAGATGACGAGCATGCGCGCCGGGGTGACGCCGTCGGTAACCCCGATCGCCTCGGGCGCAGCGCCGATCGCCACGGCACCGCCGTCGTTCCCCGCTGCACCTTCGCTCCCCGCTGCACCCTCGTTCGCCGCCGAACCGTCGTTCTCGGCCCCGCTGTCCTTCGTGCGGACGCCGTCGGCACCGAGCGAGCACACGACGGTGCCGTTGCCGCCCACCGGGTTCGGCACGGCATCCGCCCGTCGCGCGTCGGGCGACGAGTCGGCGAACGAGCCGGCCCGCCGACCGACCCGCCGCCGCATCGCGTGGATCGTGACCGGCGCGGTCGTGCTGGCCGGGGTCTTCGCGGCGCTGCTCGCGAACCTCGTCGCGGTGCTCGGCTCGCGCTGA
- a CDS encoding CPBP family intramembrane glutamic endopeptidase yields the protein MIADSTTIAAAPAPGRVARTFWVGLAAAAVYVLIAAGLGNLMDVLVPTESPELEFALSHLVPLPIALALGLWFARWSGWWSDIWRQRPVTSQPPRRYWMLAVPVLLLVGPVLGLFDVPWSDRSVGLVLLLALGCLLVGLGEELFYRGIIRVSIRARHGEFVALLVTSLLFGLSHSVGSMINGVPAGAIAFQVAVTAFDGALYYVVFRATGRLWVPVLIHAITDCTLYLQSDEWSAATGHAVPDPGPVAIGAQFVLGALLIAAVVSFLLEDARARRARRARRDEASTGGSVGSGGSAGSAAPSGSAATPPIEG from the coding sequence ATGATCGCCGATTCGACCACGATCGCCGCCGCGCCCGCGCCCGGCCGGGTCGCGCGCACCTTCTGGGTCGGCCTCGCGGCGGCCGCCGTCTACGTGCTGATCGCCGCCGGACTCGGCAACCTCATGGACGTGCTCGTGCCGACGGAATCGCCGGAGCTCGAGTTCGCCCTGTCCCACCTCGTGCCGCTGCCGATCGCGCTCGCGCTCGGGCTCTGGTTCGCGCGCTGGTCGGGATGGTGGAGCGACATCTGGCGCCAGCGCCCCGTGACGTCGCAGCCACCGCGGCGGTACTGGATGCTCGCCGTTCCGGTGCTGCTGCTCGTGGGCCCGGTGCTCGGCCTGTTCGACGTGCCGTGGAGCGACCGATCGGTCGGGCTCGTGCTGTTGCTCGCACTCGGCTGCCTGCTCGTCGGTCTCGGTGAGGAACTGTTCTACCGCGGCATCATCCGCGTCAGCATCCGCGCCCGTCACGGGGAGTTCGTCGCGCTGCTCGTCACGTCGCTACTCTTCGGACTCAGCCACTCGGTCGGCAGCATGATCAACGGAGTGCCGGCGGGCGCCATCGCGTTCCAGGTGGCCGTGACCGCCTTCGACGGCGCGCTCTACTACGTCGTGTTCCGTGCGACCGGGAGGCTCTGGGTGCCCGTGCTGATCCACGCGATCACCGACTGCACGCTCTACCTGCAGAGCGACGAGTGGAGCGCGGCGACCGGCCACGCGGTGCCCGACCCCGGCCCGGTCGCCATCGGTGCGCAATTCGTACTCGGAGCGCTGCTCATCGCGGCGGTGGTCAGCTTCCTCCTCGAGGACGCGCGAGCGCGTCGAGCGCGTCGAGCGCGCCGCGACGAGGCTTCGACGGGCGGGTCGGTCGGATCGGGCGGGTCGGCCGGATCGGCCGCTCCCTCGGGTTCAGCCGCGACGCCTCCGATCGAGGGGTAG
- a CDS encoding DUF1905 domain-containing protein, giving the protein MRFEFTAPLWEWSARAEWFFVTVPDEASADIREIPRPPRGFGSVRVSVRVGGSSWTTSIFPDSTVGCYVLPIKKAVRVAEGLAEGGEVAVSLTVLDL; this is encoded by the coding sequence GTGCGATTCGAGTTCACGGCTCCGCTCTGGGAGTGGTCGGCGCGCGCCGAGTGGTTCTTCGTCACGGTTCCCGACGAGGCGTCCGCCGACATCCGCGAGATCCCGCGCCCACCGCGCGGCTTCGGGTCGGTGCGCGTGAGCGTGCGGGTCGGCGGTTCTTCGTGGACGACGTCGATCTTTCCGGACTCGACGGTCGGCTGCTACGTGCTGCCGATCAAGAAGGCCGTGCGCGTCGCCGAGGGGCTGGCCGAGGGCGGCGAGGTCGCGGTGTCGTTGACGGTGCTCGACCTCTGA
- a CDS encoding NUDIX domain-containing protein, translating to MTETSAGILLHRRRAAASDHRDVEVLLGHMGGPFWRGRDEAAWSLPKGTFTDEAPLDAARREFAEELGSPAPDVPYVELGVFRYTSGKTVTVFAAEADFDASSIASNTFEIEWPPRSGRRQSFPELDAAAWVPIADARALLVKGQRPALDALLERLG from the coding sequence ATGACCGAGACGAGCGCGGGCATCCTGCTGCATCGACGCCGCGCCGCGGCATCCGACCACCGTGACGTCGAGGTGCTGCTCGGGCACATGGGCGGGCCGTTCTGGCGCGGTCGCGACGAGGCCGCCTGGTCGCTGCCGAAGGGCACGTTCACCGACGAGGCGCCGCTCGACGCGGCCAGGCGCGAGTTCGCCGAAGAGCTCGGCAGCCCGGCGCCCGACGTGCCCTACGTGGAACTGGGCGTCTTCCGGTACACGTCGGGCAAGACGGTGACGGTGTTCGCCGCGGAGGCCGACTTCGACGCCTCCTCGATCGCGAGCAACACCTTCGAGATCGAGTGGCCGCCGCGTTCGGGCCGACGCCAGTCGTTCCCCGAACTCGACGCCGCGGCGTGGGTGCCGATCGCCGACGCTCGCGCCCTGCTCGTCAAGGGGCAGCGCCCGGCGCTCGACGCACTGCTCGAGCGACTCGGCTAG
- a CDS encoding TetR/AcrR family transcriptional regulator, with protein sequence MPANATTSTDGVDYEDPRITRSRALIMAAAERVFLERGFPGTSVDDIAAEAGVSKRTVYNVFDDKEQLFRAILGGAIGTAERYAGDLAATTADAIDLEVALVDLARELAASVLGGRVVPLRRLLIGEASRFPEFAGEYYRRAPGRVITAVAAAFDALAARGLLRIDDAELAAEHFAFLAIGSSLDRALFDPTADGDPDAVARAIERAEAGVEAFLRAYRP encoded by the coding sequence AGACGGCGTCGACTACGAGGACCCTCGCATCACGAGGTCGCGCGCACTGATCATGGCCGCCGCCGAACGGGTGTTCCTCGAGCGGGGGTTCCCTGGCACCAGCGTCGATGACATCGCGGCCGAGGCCGGGGTCTCCAAGCGCACCGTCTACAACGTGTTCGACGACAAGGAGCAGTTGTTCCGAGCGATCCTCGGCGGGGCGATCGGCACCGCCGAGCGGTACGCGGGCGACCTCGCCGCCACGACCGCCGACGCGATCGACCTCGAGGTGGCCCTCGTCGACCTCGCGCGCGAGCTCGCGGCATCCGTGCTCGGCGGACGCGTGGTGCCGCTCCGACGCCTGCTCATCGGCGAGGCGTCCCGGTTCCCGGAGTTCGCGGGGGAGTACTACCGGCGCGCGCCGGGTCGCGTGATCACGGCGGTCGCCGCGGCGTTCGACGCGCTCGCCGCTCGTGGCCTGCTCCGGATCGACGACGCCGAGCTCGCCGCCGAGCACTTCGCATTCCTCGCCATCGGGTCGTCGCTCGACCGAGCCCTGTTCGACCCGACGGCAGACGGCGACCCCGACGCCGTCGCACGTGCGATCGAACGGGCCGAGGCCGGGGTCGAGGCCTTTCTGAGGGCCTACCGCCCCTGA